A region from the Alnus glutinosa chromosome 5, dhAlnGlut1.1, whole genome shotgun sequence genome encodes:
- the LOC133868524 gene encoding uncharacterized protein PHLOEM PROTEIN 2-LIKE A4-like isoform X2 — translation MGAGWSQDDASQSQPNKESSQTVPQNKAEAVEISVEAKPRPRETIAEVATPQVKLPLNSQAIILKEESTINSLNKKSDSNCFFLNAKKLSITWADSAEDNGYWRWSKIEETSNTFVDAAELLNVCWLEVHGKFEATKLSPGMRYEVAFVIMLKDPACGWEVPVNVRLILPDGNKQERKENLMKNPRGEWIEIPVGEFVASPEKAGDIEFSIYEYEGGQWKRGLVIKGIAIRPKYLVLE, via the exons ATGGGAGCGGGGTGGTCACAAGATGACGCCTCACAGTCGCAACCAAATAAGGAATCCAGCCAAACTGTGCCACAAAACAAAGCCGAGGCTGTGGAAATTTCGGTAGAAGCAAAGCCCCGTCCACGTGAGACGATAGCAGAGGTAGCGACACCACAAGTGAAACTCCCACTTAACTCCCAAGCAATAATATTGAAGGAAGAGAGCACCATTAATTCTCTG AATAAGAAATCCGACAGCAACTGCTTCTTCTTGAATGCAAAAAAACTGTCAATCACTTGGGCTGATTCGGCTGAAGACAATGGTTATTGGCGCTGGTCAAAGATTGAAGAAACAAG TAATACATTCGTTGATGCTGCTGAACTATTAAACGTTTGTTGGCTAGAAGTGCATGGAAAATTTGAGGCAACAAAGCTGTCACCGGGAATGAGATATGAAGTAGCATTTGTGATAATGTTGAAAGATCCAGCTTGTGGATGGGAAGTTCCAGTGAATGTCAGACTTATTCTTCCAGATGGAAACAAACAAGAACgaaaagaaaatttgatgaaaaatccGAGAGGGGAATGGATAGAGATCCCAGTAGGCGAGTTTGTAGCATCACCAGAAAAGGCTGGAGATATAGAATTTTCAATATATGAATATGAAGGTGGGCAATGGAAGAGAGGGCTTGTCATCAAAGGCATTGCAATTCGCCCCAAGTACTTGGTTCTTGAATAA
- the LOC133868524 gene encoding uncharacterized protein PHLOEM PROTEIN 2-LIKE A4-like isoform X1 — protein sequence MGAGWSQDDASQSQPNKESSQTVPQNKAEAVEISVEAKPRPRETIAEVATPQVKLPLNSQAIILKEESTINSLNKKSDSNCFFLNAKKLSITWADSAEDNGYWRWSKIEETSSNTFVDAAELLNVCWLEVHGKFEATKLSPGMRYEVAFVIMLKDPACGWEVPVNVRLILPDGNKQERKENLMKNPRGEWIEIPVGEFVASPEKAGDIEFSIYEYEGGQWKRGLVIKGIAIRPKYLVLE from the exons ATGGGAGCGGGGTGGTCACAAGATGACGCCTCACAGTCGCAACCAAATAAGGAATCCAGCCAAACTGTGCCACAAAACAAAGCCGAGGCTGTGGAAATTTCGGTAGAAGCAAAGCCCCGTCCACGTGAGACGATAGCAGAGGTAGCGACACCACAAGTGAAACTCCCACTTAACTCCCAAGCAATAATATTGAAGGAAGAGAGCACCATTAATTCTCTG AATAAGAAATCCGACAGCAACTGCTTCTTCTTGAATGCAAAAAAACTGTCAATCACTTGGGCTGATTCGGCTGAAGACAATGGTTATTGGCGCTGGTCAAAGATTGAAGAAACAAG TAGTAATACATTCGTTGATGCTGCTGAACTATTAAACGTTTGTTGGCTAGAAGTGCATGGAAAATTTGAGGCAACAAAGCTGTCACCGGGAATGAGATATGAAGTAGCATTTGTGATAATGTTGAAAGATCCAGCTTGTGGATGGGAAGTTCCAGTGAATGTCAGACTTATTCTTCCAGATGGAAACAAACAAGAACgaaaagaaaatttgatgaaaaatccGAGAGGGGAATGGATAGAGATCCCAGTAGGCGAGTTTGTAGCATCACCAGAAAAGGCTGGAGATATAGAATTTTCAATATATGAATATGAAGGTGGGCAATGGAAGAGAGGGCTTGTCATCAAAGGCATTGCAATTCGCCCCAAGTACTTGGTTCTTGAATAA